A portion of the Altererythrobacter sp. Root672 genome contains these proteins:
- a CDS encoding nuclear transport factor 2 family protein, whose protein sequence is MSAEDAITEEIRSLRQAVDRQALELAEARHAIALLEDKNEIERLQYAYGYFIDNRMFREMADLFCDEGSWIEIGQRGRYYGKERIHQFLLEVLGDGRWGLLKDEVINHVQQQPIITLADDRQQAWSRARAQVQGNSPPDTPHFLLADGIYENEYVRENGRWKIRGVTVTMTFYTALERAKIWFPSAPPSEVMPPDSPSQPVVQALGRQFNPWHFRHPIEGYEIAIPTSASASDI, encoded by the coding sequence ATGAGCGCCGAGGACGCCATCACGGAAGAGATCCGGTCGCTCAGACAGGCGGTCGACCGACAGGCTCTGGAACTGGCCGAGGCCCGCCACGCGATCGCTCTGCTCGAGGACAAGAACGAGATTGAGCGGCTGCAGTATGCCTACGGCTATTTCATCGACAATCGCATGTTCCGCGAGATGGCGGACTTGTTCTGTGATGAAGGAAGCTGGATCGAGATAGGCCAGCGCGGCCGCTACTACGGCAAGGAGCGCATCCACCAATTCTTGCTCGAAGTTCTGGGCGATGGGCGTTGGGGTCTGCTCAAGGACGAGGTGATCAACCATGTCCAGCAGCAACCCATCATCACCCTTGCCGATGATCGACAGCAGGCGTGGTCACGTGCGCGGGCCCAGGTCCAAGGCAATTCTCCGCCCGACACACCGCATTTCCTGCTGGCCGACGGCATCTACGAGAACGAGTATGTGCGCGAGAACGGGCGCTGGAAAATCCGCGGCGTCACGGTCACGATGACCTTCTACACTGCGCTGGAGCGGGCGAAGATCTGGTTCCCTTCCGCTCCGCCGAGCGAAGTCATGCCTCCTGACAGTCCGAGCCAACCTGTCGTGCAGGCGCTGGGTCGGCAGTTCAACCCTTGGCACTTCCGCCACCCGATCGAAGGCTATGAGATCGCGATCCCCACCTCTGCTTCGGCTTCCGACATCTGA
- a CDS encoding YSC84-related protein, translating to MSRIRNCLLALSLAMVTTVGPSQSAVAASASELATDGKAALERLYAQSAKARTYGRDARAILVFPKIVKAGLVVGGQSGEGVLLVDGKPEGYFRISAASIGLQAGGQTFGYALFLMNDSAITYLRENDGWAIGTGPSVVVVNEGAAETANSTTLRKDVYAFPFDQKGLMAGVDLEGSKISRIKR from the coding sequence ATGAGCAGAATTCGCAACTGCCTGTTGGCGCTGAGCCTCGCCATGGTCACGACCGTCGGTCCATCGCAAAGCGCCGTTGCGGCAAGCGCCTCGGAATTGGCCACGGACGGCAAGGCTGCGCTCGAGAGGCTCTACGCCCAATCTGCCAAGGCGCGCACTTATGGTCGGGATGCTCGCGCAATCCTCGTATTTCCAAAGATCGTGAAGGCCGGTCTCGTCGTTGGCGGGCAGAGCGGGGAGGGCGTTCTTCTCGTCGATGGCAAGCCAGAGGGCTATTTCAGGATTTCCGCGGCCTCGATTGGCTTGCAGGCCGGCGGGCAGACCTTTGGCTACGCGCTGTTCCTGATGAACGACAGCGCGATCACCTATCTTCGAGAGAACGACGGATGGGCGATCGGCACGGGGCCGAGCGTGGTCGTGGTCAATGAAGGGGCGGCCGAGACTGCCAACTCGACGACGCTCAGGAAGGACGTCTACGCTTTCCCGTTCGACCAGAAAGGGCTGATGGCCGGGGTGGACCTCGAAGGGTCGAAGATCTCCAGGATCAAGAGGTAA